GTGATCACAGAAAGCTGGAGCAGTGAGTAAAGAGACACAGGGCAGAAGTGGGTGGCAGTGCTGGAGACTGGCAGGGGGGCATTTCATGGTGTAAATAGGCTCTACAGAGTTGGGGAAACATTGCAGCAGCTTCTTGTTATCAGAGGTGACAGCTAGGGACAACGCAGGGACCCCTCCCTGGTGGGGTTTTATATTTTGTGACTGGCTGTCTGATGTAGGGCTGCATTGTATTGGCATGGACCCTATATAGAAAGGCATGCTGGGATATGTAGTTCATGCTGTGGGTATTACAGCAGTGCTGATAGAGCTCTATGGCTCTGTAAGGGTTAAACAAGTATAACGGTAACTGGGCATGTTGGGACTTTTGGTGCTCCATGCTAGTTGCATCAGACTTGGAGCACTTCTGAGAGACAgtgcatgactatggactttgtacagcactgcaggatatgttggcgctatgtaaatacgaGATGATAATAATACCAGGGACTCACTGACAGAAGTAATGTAAAGAGGCAGAAGGAAGGGGAGGGACTGCCAAGGCAAATGCCAGAGGGGCAGAAGGGCAGCATGACAGTGCAAAATAGACATAGATGGCAGTAAGGACATTTGGGGGATGGGAGCAGATACAGAGCAGAATATTCCAGGTGGGATCCCTGCAGCCATCATACATAATGCAGGGTGTCTGCTGTGATAAAAACAACTGCTAGTTGGATACAATTGGGTATTTCCTAAAAGTGTGTGCATTAGCATGAGTGCATGTGATGTAGAATGTTGCAATAAACGCTTGCCAAGGGGGCAGAATTCACAGTCACACCTCTGATCAGATGGTACGCTGGCACCTGTAGTTCCATGGCTTTAAACTCCAGGTGCCCTTGGGTGACTTGTTTATTTCTCAGAAGCTTTCAGATAACAGCTGTAGTGGTGGAAGGATCAATTCAGAGCCTTGAGgccatgctgggatttgtagttcctctGTTAGTAAGGACAGTTAGATCTTCTTTATTATTGCCTGCTTTGTCACTGCCAGGGTTAATCAAGGCATGCAAAACAGGGATTAGGAAGGTTTGGCTGTAAATCCTCCAGTTACTGAGCTTGTCTCTGCAGCGTTCATACTGAGAATATTGTTCCCCGCAGATGACGAACCCCACTGAGAACCCCTCGACCACCCGCTTCCAGGAATATCTGAGGATCCGCAGTATCCAGCCTGAGCCAGACTATGGTAAGAAGGAGCACCAACGCTGCAGACACCCCTCTGCAGAGATCCCCTGTCCACTTATCTGGGGTCCTCTCCCCCCCTTCTGAGATCCCTTTTTGCCTGTACTGAGATACCCCCCTCCCCTGGGATGACCCCTCTTCTGGGATCTCCCCCTTTCTCTGAGATTCCCACAACCCCTTGGAACCCCCCTCCTCCCTGTGATCTCTCCTTTCCCCCAATATCACCCCCTCTTCTGAGATCCCCCCCTGCTTACCATGACATTCCCCCCACTCCCCTGAGACCCCCCGAGATCCCCCTTCCCCTAAGATTCCCCCTTTTCCCTGCGATCCCCCTcctatgacccccccccccacagaacTTCTCTTCCCTGTTCTGCAGCCGAATAGTGAACTCTGTACAGTGCTGAGCTCATCACAAGGAGGGAAAGTTCAACACTTTGCTAGATCCAACTTGTTGAAGGAATGGCGGCCATTAAAGGTGCAGAGTTTACATATGATTGTAACAATTATACAATTCTGCACTTGGGAAGAAGAGATCTGACATCTATATTAACAAGGAGCTCAGTGCTATTTGGCCCCTTTAATAACATTAAGAACAGAGGAGTGGggaggtgttttgtagtcctggggtgacaacactgctcctccacagatacacacagtgagtGAGTGCATTTTATGTTGCTGGGTGAACGTTGGTGAATGCAGTGAACCTGAACTAattttgaatacccaatcatattcTAGTAAAATCCCCCGCTGTGTGTTTTAAAGTTGCTATTCTCATGATTGGTGGGGTCAGGTTCACcttatgtaataatgtttttgcaATTGTTGTAGTAAAATAACCCCATGGTGGGAGGTCAGGCGGATGACCAGTCAGCAACTTGCAAACTTCAGCTGACTTTTGACCACTCATGTGTGCTGAAACTTCCGGCATGGTCATAAAATGGGAGGGGGGATATACATTTATCGTCCAATAAAATTAATAGATTTATATGAAATTTCAGTGATTATCTCTCCATGAGATTATATCAGATCATTAACCCATAAAATCCCCCTTTCTTCCTGTGTTACAGATGGAATTCGGCATTTTTTGTTCAAAATGGCGGAAGAGATCGGACTGGAGAGCCGAGTGCTGGAGGTCGGTGCAATGAGAGcgataaaaaaatgataatcttCATTTATCACATCTGCCTGAATTATTaatactctccaagactggtgaggataaactatcatgaggataaactatcatgggagaacctggaatggacctggtccaggagtgaaaacatttgccaaatattatcaaataattttttttaaaacccattcgaagtttgctgggtcacccacgttctcccatgatagtctatcaggATATATCATGATATATCAGCCTGATTGTGTGAAGTGCCATGGAATATGTcatcaccatatatatatatgcataattcaagttacaatgttgcagtctgatcactggaagggaggggggaggaaaCACTTCCTGATGACAATTTCTCAGCCCAGGCAAAGTCACTAACAAGAACTCAATGAGCTTTAAACATTTAAGCATTCTGAGAATGTTGCTGTACATTGTGACACCTCAGCGATTACAGATAGTGACCGGTCCTCTTTATTGGTAACGCGTTGTCTTTTGCAGTTTGTTCAAGGAAAACCAATCCTCATCCTCACCTGGACAGGGACACAGCCCCACCTCCGGTCCATCATCCTGAATTCTCACACAGATGTGGTTCCGGTGTTTGAGGTGAGAAATGCTATAATAATTCAGAGGAGATGCAGGGGCTCCCCTCATGCCGCCCCCGGTTCTCAAGCCTTTAATGGTGGGCCTGACCCCCTGGGGTTCCCCCAGCCATGGAGTCTCCTTTCCCTTGCTGCAGTCTCCATCCTTCTGATGCAGATTCCTATAATGTTACCCTAATAAAAGCTCCACCCAAGAAACCTTCTAGCTTTTGCCATGGCTGGGGGATAATTTCCCCAGCTGAAGGTAGAAGTACTAGCTGTGGACGTAAAATTAACGAAAAATGATTAAGATAATCAGTATCATTTCAGGAATTCTGGACCTACCCACCCTTCTCTGCCCACAAGGATAAAGATGGGAACATCTACGCCAGAGGGACGCAGGATATGAAATCCGTCACTATCCAGTAAGTCAGTAGGGGGTGGAGCTTGGTGCAGGGTAGGGCTTATTGTGAGGTGGAGTTTGGTACAGGTGGAGAGGGCGGGGTTTATTTCAAGGGAATAGGTTGGGTTTGGTGCAGGTGATGGGGTTTTTTTAGGGGACAAGAGGTGGGCTCTGGTGCAGGTAGGGAGGGCTGGGGTTTACTGTAGATGAAAGTTTGCTGTACATGAAGAGGATGGGGTTTTGTTGTAGAAACAGGTTTTGGTGCAGGCAGATATGAGAACTGGCAAGCACAAATCAGAACAGAATTAGAGGGGAAGGAAAGTATTCTTGGCAGGGGGAAACTGGGTCAATGAATATCAtggaagcaatttttttattggttgtgtGTGTTTTCTTCTACTGTTTTACTAAAAAGGGCATCTTACTAAATTTCAGtaattttgctttcatttttgctatttttattttggagCCCCCCCATCTTATGCCCCCTTTTCCTATCCCATAGATATCTGGAAGCTGTCCGCGAACTGAAGGCTGAGGGATTACGATTGACGCATTGGACGGTGGAACTATACTACCTATTTGATTTGTACTGTgtagggggggagggggggggggactgatCTCTATTACAGCACCAtggaaaagtcacaccaccagtaCTGACCCTCATCAGAAAATAGCTAAAAATTAACTAACCTCTATTTCTCTAACAGATGAAGAAATTGGGGGTCACACAGGGATGGAAATCTTAGCAGAACACCCTGAATTCCGGGCACTGAACCCTGGAATTACCCTCGATGAAGGTAGGCGACCCCTCCTCTACATTGGTGTAAATTTCATTCTATTATTGTTCATctgtctattttatttatttatgctaatattttttttctgtttttctctctctctcaaccacccccctcccccctccccacctCATCTCTCTCTTTCATTTGCTCACTGCTCGCTTCCTTTTTTCAGGTCTTGCAAGCCCCTCGGATGAATTCAATGTATTTTACGCAGAGAAGTGTGTCTGGTGTAAGTTATTTCACCTTCCTTTACAAATTGCTGAACTCACACAGCCTGACATCATCTGAATGAAAATTCTATACCCGGCATATCTGAATAGGGGCATAATTATGGGGGCAAAATCAAAGCTCCTCCCCATTGATAGCTCCATATTTTTTAATCTCATCATCTTTAAGATTCAATGAAGACAAATCAATCTGTGTCAGTTGATATCACACAGATATACAAAGCACAAATAAATTCAGGGAAATCTGTTATGTGATGGGAATGTTGTCAGTGTGAATGTTCTGGTGATCAGTCTGACTATCTGCTTCTGGATCCGCAGGGATAACGGTTCATTGCAGAGGTGACCCCGGACATGGCTCCCGATTCATAGAGAACACGGCCGCCTCCAAACTTGTGAGTTTCcttaactttttattgtaaaatctgtgtcagggcaaaataataataaaaattgttcatTATATCACTGCAACATCCCCACGTTTTATCCTTTAATAATGCAACCAGCACCAACAAATACCTGCTAAGATTCTGACTTTCTGTAGTGAGCAGACAACACTGTCTCCTATGTTTTAAAATCCCAAGCAGCATTATCAGCCTCTCCCAATTCTCCTCTTTAGGAACACAGAACATCTTCCCCACCTTCCTTCCCCTCCTATCCTCATACCAtagaattgtttcttttttttttcttttacctcccCATTTTCAGTTAGGTTGATTGCAGGATTCAAAGTTCAATAGGCAACAGCCAATCAAAAGTCATCTTTTGCTGATTTTGATTTGGATTGTGATTGGTTGTTGCATCATTCTCCATAAATCTCCATAAACTGGATGCCTTTATAATTCcaacattcatttatttctgtttttcagaaTTCAGTCATAAACAGTTTTCTAGAATtcagagaaaaggagaagaaaaggtAAATCTTTGTAATAATTGTAGTAGGCGGGTAATGAATGTCTGGTTTAGCCATGTATACAGATCAACTAATCAGATATCTCTGACATTCTTATATTGTACTCTAGTCCGAGTGCAGCGGCTGCAATGTTACTCAGCAAAAtccatgtatttgttttgtatacaatCTGTATTGATGATCAGATTGGTGCGGTTTGCATGGAAGTGGCTTTTACATGTTTGTTGTTAAGgttggatttatacttttttctaccCTAAGCCAGCTAGATAGTGATGAAGGAAATGCTGCCTCCTAGTGGTCATGACACCCTAGGTCATTACTCTAGGTTCGTGTCAGTGGTAAACTGATGAGGATGATTTACTAAGGGAATACAGGATGTTCACTTACCATGGTCAATGCTGgagtccaatcatgtgcaaggaaaaataatatttttacaatactgTGCATGTGATTGACTAATCTTTGATTTTACtccactttgctatgtgaacagcctgatTTTCTTTAGTACATCAGCCCGAATTTTTCTTACACATCTGtcatcctaataataataagacCTGCTCCCGTTATGTCTCAGATTGCAGTCCAACCCCCGACTCACGCTCGGAGACGTCACCACAGTGAACATGACCAAAGTGAACGGAGGGGTCTCTTGCAATGTGATTCCTACCGAAATGTCAGCAACCTTTGACCTCCGCATCCCCCCGACCGTCAATTTAAAGGTAAGCTGCCCTTCCAAGATTCTTCTCTCCAAAAATCTGGCCAATGAATGTGAACAATGCAGAAGTAGCTGCAGTGCCCCGACCGTCAATTTAAAGGTAAGTTGCCCTTCCAAGATTCTTCTCTCCAAAAATCTGGCCAATGAATGTGGACAATGCAGAAGTAGCTGCAGTGCCCATACACACCACAATTTAATTGACCGGccatttaattgttttaatattccCATCAAATCTACCAAAAAATAATCACGTGTCAGCATTTTGTGATCACTGTGATTGGTAGgctggaaaatgtttaatttcttttttataaaaaagtgcaGACCAGATCATACACTAGATGTGAAATTTGTtcccattcattaaaataattttgttatttttctctgATTGTCGTTTCCCCTCCTGCAGGAGTTCGAAGCCCAGCTTGAGGGATGGTGCCGTGCTGCCGGTGATCAAGTGACCTGGGAGTACCACCAGGTATGTGGGTGGCTTGGGGCAGTTAGTTCTGTGTTAGAGCTTTGGTGATCACAGGCGAGACGTCCTATGCAGGTAACAATTGGCAATGCCGCCCCTGCACAACCGACTCCCAAAAGCAGCTGATGTATCAGTTGGTGGGATGGGGGGAGCAGCCAGCAGCCATGAAAGAGAGGAATCTGACAATAAAACATCAGAAAACCTGAGAGGTGGTTGGATCATTTAAAGAAGATCTATGACctacctgtaaaaaatgttttggagcaGTTAATTACAAAGCAAATTTACACTTTCTATCCtcctgcaaagtcccacaaatacctgttgatcctgccagtagagaTGTTCTAATGCAGCCTCCTATAATGGGGTGACCACACTATTGCACAGCTTCTGCGTTGTCACTCTTAGGTAGGTTGTGCATTACAGGGAAGATGTGGAAGGggccaacttttttttaatgacagtgcTAGCCCCTCCTACTGTGATCTGCAGCATCTGGGAGATGTCACTTATCACACATTAGGTggataatattgtattttaaagaaGGATTTCACATAAATTTGTCCTTTACCTGTTGCATTTCCTGTTTTCTAGAAATGTTGTCACTAATACCCAGCTTATaacattgcaatatataaataaagtatctttttttttcacagaaatgtaTGAATCAGAGGATGACAACCCCGGATAACTCCAACCCTTGGTGGAAAGCGTTCAGTGACCCCTGCAAGGAGCTGTGAGTAGATCAGttgcattttatgtttaaatctgCTTAAAGTTGCTCACTTCCTGTTCATAGTCCAATAAGATGGTGACACGGCATTCTGGAAAGCAACagaaatgaaaaactttgtcacACCACTGATTATTTGGCACAGCAGAACAGAATAATATAATGTTGTTGGGTGATCTAAGTTacatggatggatggatagatggatggatttATAGATgatggatggatgaatagatGTATGGAGTTCTGTGGGGTTTCATTTCATGCTTTGATTTCAGAGGTTTAAAGCTGAAGCCGGAGATTTTCCCAGCTGCCACTGACAGTCGTTATATTAGGACGGTGAGTACAGACCAATCATTTCCTTCAAATCCTCTCTCATCTGTCTTGTTATAACAAATGTATTGCAAGGCTGCAAAATACTTGAAATGTTTCAGAAATTGTGATCAGTCAAACTTCCAATCCCAGTTAGTATACTGAATTCATACCCAACACAAcacaaactgaaacaaaaaattgcTTCAAATTGATCTTAAAATcattatgcacatttttattcacaggataaatcaacatttaaaaacaatattaaaactttaGAGTTGCCAGTTACTCATTGTATGCTAATAATTGGAATAGCTTCTAATCCATTAGTTTATTCAAGGTTTATATAGGAGACAAATGTCTTCATTAATATACCTTCCATGGAGTTGGTGACCCTTCACTTCCTTGAAACGTTTCGCAGTTTATTTAGCTGCTTTTTtgggaataaaaaaagagaggggaGCAGGAAGATGAATCGCAACCAATCCATTTCAGACAACTTTAGAACAGGCAACTTTTCCACATATGTTCTAAATCTTTATTTGCAATGTGAATCTACTGGACATGTTAAGACAtctaaataaataggaaaaatttgcgcaatatgttggcactaaataaatatagtataataataataacacatctCCGATTGATATAATATTAAGAAGAATGATTCTTATAAATTAGGAGTGAGTGCAAATTGTGCATTGACCGATTAGTGACATTTGGAAGATAAGTATTTCCATATTGGAACATATTATTATTGCCACTGGTCTGGATAATTATTGACTTTTGGTAGGTGATTGATCCTGTGCAGTGTGCTGTGACCATTTActattttttgactttttttggaagcagttgtttgtttttctttgtgttgaTATTGTAACGCTGCCTTATACAAGGACTGGCACAGAAATGGCTGCATCTGCTGAGACATTGCCAGCTTTTATCCTATTGCCATAATAAAGAATGAAATGAGATATAAATTctgcatgttttacttttttggattttattgTCTTCCTCCTCTACGTAATCTATGGTAAAATTTATAACCCTCCTCATTGCTCTCCCCAGGCCGGTTTCGATGCCCTTGGCTTCTCCCCCATGAATAACACCCCAATCCTGCTCCATGATCACAACGAGTACTTGAATGAAAGCGTCTTCCTGCGTGGGATTGAGATTTATAAACGCATCCTCCCGTCTCTGGCCAGCGTCCCCCCACTGGATGGAGAGCATTAGAAGGCTGAGGGGGTGAACCGTGACTGTGTTGAGATTGGCGACAATGACTTTGACTCAGGGACCCATTGCCACCtcccaaagaacaaaaaaggtgGCAATTTGGGTAAAACCAAACTTAACTCAGGGCAATAAAATACCTTCAGCTGCTCCCTCCATTGTTCTGGATATCTACTCCAAATGTTCACATTGCCTCAAAggactgaaaaatgtaaaatggttaGTGGTGTAAAATATGGGAAATGAAATTCATGTGAATGTAGAATGTCAAAGTTTCCTGAGATAAATGAATGTAAGGTCTTATCATTGAATTGTGTGGTTTTTACATTATTAGTGATTTTCTTGCAGTGCTGGCGCACTGGATTGAATTTCCAGTAAGAACCCCAATGATTGGGgctaaacttcaggcaaacagctggAGTTCCAAAGGGTTTTCGTTCTGCTTATCCAGTGTTGAATTACACACAGCCCTGCCACATAGTACAGCACTAGCTTGTAAGGCAGGAGACCTATGTTTTATTTGCTGCAGTTAGGTAAAACTTGTAGATCTGGTCCCACCCCCAGCTTCCAATAGGACAATAATGAGAAGCAGCAGGCTGATAATCTCATCTGTCTGTCTTGCACTACAGGATGACTAATTGGCTTCTTGAGCTGCTTCTCCTTCTCCCTTTCTGAGCCCTTCTGTAGAGGGACTGCGAGAGGCTGCCAAATCATATTCAGGTAAAAATGCTAGATGTACTTTATGCAATTTTCTCTGAATGTTATTTTTGATCGATATAATCAATGAcaatcaaaaatgtttctttgtgtaGTGCAAGCATTGCTATACCATGCACTTGTTTGAAAATTCATCTGTGGcacagatcaataaaaaaagctttgtccGAAAAATTTTCAATTAAATCATTATTAAGGTTGATCAATAGAGAATCAGTTAGATGGATTTAATGTTTTCAACCATTGAATCAGCCAATCAAGTGTGATTGACACTTTTGcatatatatccctatttaatgtacagcgctgcataatatgttgctgctttataatttgttttgtttattaatataataataataataataatgcatggcTCACactacactgcttgcattaacaAATGTGTTCATTGATGTATTAGTATAGACTGAGCTGCACTGATTTGTGTATCTGCCCAGCTTTTATATCTGCTGGAATCCAGTTTTATGAGCATCTCAACAATGCAGGAACTCATATGTCATCTTCTGACCAATAGCATACTTATAATTACAAGTATATTTTATCCTTTCCCCCCTTGACCAGCGGGGATATTCAAGCTCCCCCTCCAGTTACTATCACCTCCCCCCAATATAGCCATAAACAACTTTTCCCAATGAAAAATAATTGACAAACTCTTGTTGCGCAACTTGAAACTAAAACCACATAGCTCACCTGTAATATGTTGCCTCCAGGTGATGATATGACGATATGACGATATGACGATGATATGACGATATCACGCTCTGAGGATTTGGCAGTGATATGAGGTATGGGAACTATACATGTCGCTGCCTTTACAGTCATGTGACTCATGTACAGTTTAATAACCGACATTTTCCAGACAACTTCTAATTCTTAGGAACCTCTGGGTACTCTCACAATGTCACATACCCAGTAGGTGCTAATTTGAAGCGTACGATTGTTCTTATGAGTGTTTCTTGGCTATTACAGTGACTATGGAAACTAATGGTGTACTAATGGTGTTTCATATATGCCGGTGCTGGCAGGGCTGACTGAGCCATGAAACCAACTTGTGAGATAATTGTTGCAACAGTGGGGCAAGTCTGGGGTGAGAATCTGGTGTACAGCAAtcccccaacatcatttatcaatccaccatggtggatcaatgaatgatgaTCAGGGACAAATGCTTTGCATGCTAATTAAGGGGAGCTCTTGCAAACCtgtcaggcctgatttattaaagctcttaaagacttgagaagatacactttcatcagtgaagctgggtgatccagcaaacctgacacgtatctagtccaggattgaaaacatttacttttatgaatagcaaatgactttcaagaaatccattagaggtttgctggatcactcaggatcactaatgaaagtgtatcctctccagtctttgagaacctTCATAAATCAGTCTCTCCACCCCATCCCGAGCACTGAATAACTGTAGGATCTCTGATTTAATGTACCTGGTGGGTGTCAGGAAGTATTCATTCAGGTCTGCTTAAACTCCAGCCAAGGTCCAGCAAGAAAAGTCATCAACTGACATCAGATGGAACAACATAAGGAATGGTGGATGTAAATGAACAGCTGAAGACCATTTAGCCATTTAGTTGCTTTTGTGATCTGATTACcggttatattttatttaaggcAACAATTCATCTTATTAGTGGTCACATCCTGCCCTGATGAAGAACAGGTATTGCCAGAAATGTGTTAGCTTTGTTAGATTTGTATAGTATAATCTAATCTATATACCCAGTTTGGATTTACTTTGACCAGAGGGTGGAAGACATTTATAGGTGACATgagaacttattttatttttgatgttctCTTGGAACAGTAAAAAGCAGATTTTGGTTATTGATCCAGTTAAGCATATTGTTACTTGTGCCTTACCATCTCCCTAGCCTGTATTCTACAGTACAACCCTCAATCTCATACACTTATATATCGTTGACCCCAAGGCATGACCTGCTATTCCTAATGCCTTCAACCCAGGGGCACCACAATGTTCCACCACATTTCTTCTAATAAGTCCATTATGGAAGATAGACTCTAAGTGCATCATGCTCTGTAATGTATCGAGGTATTTATTATCTCTCACACAGATCACAGTGCTCCCTAGACAATGCCATTGAATGCAGAAGGATGGAATCATCATTGTCCAGGCATTATCCAGGGTCGCCATCTAGGTGACACAATCATATAAATGGTGGTGACTTAGATGTGTTCACAATTGTCAAATTACAAATGCTGGATCCTCTTGCCTTGTGATTGGCTACAAATTTATATTGTTGCCTTCTGATCTCTGGAGGAGAGCAAACTGGGAAAATGCTTGCCTGCAGTGGACTGCTTACATCAGAGGtgtgcaaacttttttggccaataggccatttatggggtgggcagcagcacactaggccggactctctctgattcccgccctaatggctccctCCCCCCAACTAGAAATGCTCCTTTAATGGAAAtgcctctcctctgtatgcattgcggaggagagggaatggtACTTATTTACcacggcggcggaagtgttaatgccgtccatggtaaaaagggaagggagccacagcaagaggaggctcaagagccgcatgcggctccagagctctgatggctccggtagtttgttccggcctaatcccggctggcaaccCTCGGCTCCGGAACCGCGCGTTGCCGGCTGGCATTGGGTCGGATGGGCCAGGGGCGTTAGGTCGAGgcccgtatctggcctaaaggctggagtttgccaacctctggcTTACATCATCTCGGCCTAGGCAAAATCACTGGCTTTTTAATGCTGAAGGTCTAGTATTTGTTAGCCACATGTCAGAAactcatttatttaaagtcataaAATTactgacaggttttctttagagGCTGATATAGCACACAATACCATGGACCTGAAGGAGAGGCTAAGTACAGGACAATGCAGAGGGGCAGCATGAAAAACTGGCCCTGACTTTCCCACCATGTGGCAGAATAGGGCAACGGATTGGCATGTATTCAGGATAGCAGGGGGCAAAGACTCCTCTGCAGTGGCATAGCCAGTAATGACATGAAATAGAAGGCTAACCTTGCTGAGAAGCAGATTTACTAGAAAAACAGCAGCCACTTCATAATCTTGTTTATTAATTGATAAATAATTGTAGATGTGTTCCTTACATCTctagtaaaaaaaattccaagttcAGAGATACATATAATACAGTCTAGCTTTGTTACAATCAGTAAACTATTTCAGCTGTGAAAGAATGACCCTGTTATGACACAAACTActgagggaaatctccccattgtgggaggggcagaNNNNNNNNNNNNNNNNNNNNNNNNNNNNNNNNNNNNNNNNNNNNNNNNNNNNNNNNNNNNNNNNNNNNNNNNNNNNNNNNNNNNNNNNNNNNNNNNNNNNNNNNNNNNNNNNNNNNNNNNNNNNNNNNNNNNNNNNNNNNNNNNNNNNNNNNNNNNNNNNNNNNNNNNNNNNNNNNNNNNNNNNNNNNNNNNNNNNNNNNNNNNNNNNNNNNNNNNNNNNNNNNNNNNNNNNNNNNNNNNNNNNNNNNNNNNNNNNNNNNNNNNNNNNNNNNNNNNNNNNNNNNNNNNNNNNNNNNNNNNNNNNNNNNNNNNNNNNNNNNNNNNNNNNNNNNNNNNNNNNNNNNNNNNNNNNNNNNNNNNNNNNNNNNNNNNNNNNNNNNNNNNNNNNNNNNNNNNNNNNNNNNNNNNNNNNNNNNNNNNNNNNNNNNNNNNNNNNNNNNNNNNNNNNNNNNNNNNNNNNNNNNNNNNNNNNNNNNNNNNNNNNNNNNNNNNNNNNNNNNNNNNNNNNNNNNNNNNNNNNNNNNNNNNNNNNNNNNNNNNNNNNNNNNNNNNNNNNNNNNNNNNNNNNNNNNNNNNNNNNNNNNNNNNNNNNNNNNNNNNNNNNNNNNNNNNNNNNNNNNNNNNNNNNNNNNNNNNNNNNNNNNNNNNNNNNNNNNNNNNNNNNCAATGTTGTTGCAAAAGCAAACTATCCCACTGTAGTAACTGTCTCCTACCCCTAATATTGAGTGTTGCTCCTTGTGCTGCTACAGGATGAATATCGATGCTCTTGATGTATCACCTGCAATGTGCACCATCTGATAATATGGCTGGTGGGGGAGCTGGGAACATGAAAACTGATGAAATTCAGAGTCCTCAGTCATTTTGAATAAACAAAACCTGGACATATACCACAATTACTTGTTTGAAGAGtgttttacta
This portion of the Pyxicephalus adspersus chromosome 8, UCB_Pads_2.0, whole genome shotgun sequence genome encodes:
- the ACY1 gene encoding aminoacylase-1, producing MAVRTFGGWEQIQSRIFQMTNPTENPSTTRFQEYLRIRSIQPEPDYDGIRHFLFKMAEEIGLESRVLEFVQGKPILILTWTGTQPHLRSIILNSHTDVVPVFEEFWTYPPFSAHKDKDGNIYARGTQDMKSVTIQYLEAVRELKAEGLRLTHWTVEPDEEIGGHTGMEILAEHPEFRALNPGITLDEGLASPSDEFNVFYAEKCVWWITVHCRGDPGHGSRFIENTAASKLNSVINSFLEFREKEKKRLQSNPRLTLGDVTTVNMTKVNGGVSCNVIPTEMSATFDLRIPPTVNLKEFEAQLEGWCRAAGDQVTWEYHQKCMNQRMTTPDNSNPWWKAFSDPCKELGLKLKPEIFPAATDSRYIRTAGFDALGFSPMNNTPILLHDHNEYLNESVFLRGIEIYKRILPSLASVPPLDGEH